The DNA window CGGCCACCACCGCGTCGCCGTTGCGCACCGGCACGGCCACTGAGCAGGCGCCGAGGCTCATCTCCTCGCCGGTCGTCGCGTAGCCCTCGGCGCGCACCCGTTTCAGCTGCTCCAGCAGGCGGGCCGGCTGGGTGATCGTGTACGCCGTGATCCTGGTCAGTTTCGTGAGGGCCTCGGTGCGGATCTCCTCCGGGGCATGGGCGAGCAGCACCTTGCCGACCCCTGTCGCGTGCATCGGCAGCCGCGACCCGACCCGGCTGACCACCGGCACCGACACATGCCCGGCGAGCCGCTCCACGTACAGCACCTCCAAGCCGTCCCGCACCGCGAGATGCACCGTGGCGAGCGTCGTCCCGTACAAATCGTGCAAAAATGGGGAAGCCGCCTGGCGCAGGCCGCTCTGCACCGGCGCGAGCAGCCCGAGCTGCCAGATCCGGCGCCCGATGACGTAGTCGCCGTTCGGCTCGCGGGCCAGCGCGCCCCACCGGTGCAGCTCGCCGACCAGGCGATGTGCGGTCGCCAGGGGGAGCTCGGCACGGCGGGCGAGATCGGTCAGCGACAGGGCCCGATGCTCCCCGTCGAAAGCGCCCAGAACGGCCAGGGCACGCGATGTCACGGTGGCCCCCATCACCACCCCCTTCCGTTGAATGGAAGAAGATTATCGCCGGATCGGCACCAGCCGCCTAGCGTCCGGAGCGTGAACATGGAGTCGTCACAAGCTGACATCAACCGGGAGATCGAGGCAGCGGCGCAGCAGCCGGGCGGACCGCAACCGAAGATCGACTATGCCCCGTACCGCAGCTCGATCCTGCGGCACCCGAAACAGCCGGCGCACCTGGTCGACCCGGAGTCGGTCGAGCTCTGGGCGCCCGCGTTCGGCCACCGTGACGTCGCGGTCGACGAGGCCGATCTGACCATCCAGCACGCCGGCACCCCGATCGGCGAGCGGATCGTGGTGACCGGCCGGGTTCTCGACGGCGACGGGCGCCCGGTGGCGAACCAGCTCGTCGAGGTGTGGCAGGCGAACGCGGCGGGCCGGTACCGGCACCAGCGCGACCAGCACCCGGCGCCGCACGACCCGAACTTCACCGGGGTCGGCCGCTGCATCACCGGGCCGGACGGGTCGTACCGGTTCCAGACCATCAAGCCGGGGCCGTACCCGTGGCGTAACCACCTCAACGCCTGGCGGCCCGCGCACATCCACTTCTCGCTCTTCGGCC is part of the Actinoplanes missouriensis 431 genome and encodes:
- a CDS encoding IclR family transcriptional regulator, with the protein product MTSRALAVLGAFDGEHRALSLTDLARRAELPLATAHRLVGELHRWGALAREPNGDYVIGRRIWQLGLLAPVQSGLRQAASPFLHDLYGTTLATVHLAVRDGLEVLYVERLAGHVSVPVVSRVGSRLPMHATGVGKVLLAHAPEEIRTEALTKLTRITAYTITQPARLLEQLKRVRAEGYATTGEEMSLGACSVAVPVRNGDAVVAALGMVVPDLRRQLPRLVSALQVAAHGIGRTLAGSSSVQWK
- the pcaH gene encoding protocatechuate 3,4-dioxygenase subunit beta, giving the protein MESSQADINREIEAAAQQPGGPQPKIDYAPYRSSILRHPKQPAHLVDPESVELWAPAFGHRDVAVDEADLTIQHAGTPIGERIVVTGRVLDGDGRPVANQLVEVWQANAAGRYRHQRDQHPAPHDPNFTGVGRCITGPDGSYRFQTIKPGPYPWRNHLNAWRPAHIHFSLFGHDFTQRLVTQMYFPGDPLFALDPIYQSITDPKARELLVAAYDHDVTTPEWSTGYRWDIVLTGTHRTPLESDTEEHDA